A genomic stretch from Xiphophorus maculatus strain JP 163 A chromosome 16, X_maculatus-5.0-male, whole genome shotgun sequence includes:
- the rundc1 gene encoding RUN domain-containing protein 1 isoform X2 translates to MSTEELSASDSETVFASAGERWAPVGAVASPEEESGGRPRQRGSSSATDEEMAARLMKLEEEQDLLNSSLLALTSHFAQVQFRLKQIVHAQSEEKERMLAELEEFAFRGCPHVVGCRAQDAKQLENSSEREKRERLEAQREKQKDLIVQLKTQLDDLERFAYQEGSYDSLPQSVVMERQKVIIDELIKKLDVNLNEDIGNLSPEELRQRVDAAIAQIVNPARVKEQLVEQLKTQIRDLEMFINFIQDEVGNPLLSDGGQSQQPKAVGANGRAAGMKKKVDPVQAERMRDTGLQLIQKALAVLQIFAASQFGCSAGHVPQNLWPQDCPGRDYGPLLQRLEAAVEKVRVLGSRRHPSVEHVVSYSGGAAAALGARDELTTAVRKELAVALKDLLAHGLFCPSQTMSLVLAPISCLLPYRPAPLAMHPWELFVTYYESKNGKAFVESPARKLSQSFSLKVGGGPGTVTPKHSLLWAVHSVLKEHGRYKRGPDSELKALVCMALNEQRLVSWINLLCKSSTLIQPHYQSWSYMAQTGFEGALRILGRISHLRFNLPVDLAVRQLKNIKDAF, encoded by the exons ATGTCCACGGAGGAGCTGTCGGCTTCGGATAGCGAGACTGTGTTCGCCAGCGCCGGGGAGCGATGGGCACCGGTGGGCGCCGTGGCCAGCCCCGAGGAGGAGAGCGGCGGCCGGCCGAGGCAGAGAGGCTCGTCGTCGGCCACCGATGAGGAGATGGCCGCCCGGCTGATGAAGCTGGAAGAGGAGCAGGACTTGTTGAATTCGTCTCTTTTAGCGCTAACGTCGCACTTCGCGCAGGTTCAGTTCCGACTGAAGCAGATAGTTCACGCTCAGAGCGAGGAGAAGGAGAGGATGCTGGCCGAGCTGGAGGAGTTCGCTTTCCGGGGCTGCCCGCACGTCGTGGGCTGCCGAGCCCAGGACGCCAAGCAGCTGGAGAACTCG AGCGAGAGGGAGAAGCGGGAGCGACTGGAGGCGcagagggaaaaacaaaaggatCTCATCGTCCAGCTGAAGACGCAGCTGGACGATCTGGAGCGCTTCGCCTATCAGGAGGGCAGCTACGACTCGCTGCCACAGTCCGTCGTCATGGAGAGGCAGAAG gtCATCATCGACGAGTTGATAAAGAAGCTGGACGTGAATCTGAACGAGGACATCGGGAACTTGTCCCCGGAGGAGCTGAGACAGCGGGTGGACGCCGCCATCGCTCAGATCGTGAACCCGGCCCGAGTGaaggagcagctggtggagcagctgaagaCCCAGATCAGGGACCTGGAGATGTTCATTAACTTCATACAGG atGAGGTGGGGAACCCTCTTTTGTCAGATGGAGGGCAGAGTCAGCAGCCGAAAGCAGTTGGAGCCAACGGCAGAGCTGCAGGGATGAAGAAGAAAG TGGACCCGGTCCAGGCCGAGCGGATGCGGGACACGGGCCTGCAGCTCATCCAGAAGGCTCTGGCCGTGCTGCAGATCTTTGCTGCCAGTCAGTTCGGCTGCTCGGCCGGCCACGTCCCCCAGAACCTTTGGCCCCAGGACTGTCCGGGCCGGGACTACGGCCCCCTGCTGCAGCGCCTGGAGGCGGCCGTGGAGAAGGTCCGGGTCCTGGGCTCGCGGCGCCATCCCTCCGTGGAGCACGTGGTGAGCTACAGCGGCGGGGCGGCGGCGGCGCTGGGCGCCCGGGACGAGCTGACGACGGCGGTGAGGAAGGAGCTGGCGGTGGCGCTGAAGGACCTGCTGGCCCACGGCCTGTTCTGCCCCTCGCAGACCATGAGCCTGGTGCTGGCGCCCATCTCCTGCCTGCTGCCCTACCGCCCCGCCCCGCTCGCCATGCACCCCTGGGAACTCTTCGTCACGTACTATGAGTCCAAAAACGGGAAGGCGTTCGTGGAATCGCCGGCCCGAAAGCTGTCGCAGTCCTTCAGCCTGAAGGTGGGCGGCGGCCCGGGGACGGTGACGCCCAAACACTCGCTGCTGTGGGCCGTCCACTCGGTGCTGAAGGAGCACGGCCGCTACAAGCGCGGGCCGGACTCGGAGCTCAAAGCGCTGGTGTGCATGGCGCTGAACGAGCAGCGGCTGGTTTCCTGGATCAACCTGCTCTGCAAGTCGTCCACTCTGATCCAGCCGCACTACCAGAGCTGGAGCTACATGGCCCAGACGGGCTTTGAGGGCGCCCTGCGCATCCTGGGCCGCATCAGCCACCTGCGCTTCAACCTGCCGGTGGACCTGGCCGTGCGGCAGCTCAAGAACATCAAGGACGCCTTCTGA
- the rundc1 gene encoding RUN domain-containing protein 1 isoform X1 translates to MSTEELSASDSETVFASAGERWAPVGAVASPEEESGGRPRQRGSSSATDEEMAARLMKLEEEQDLLNSSLLALTSHFAQVQFRLKQIVHAQSEEKERMLAELEEFAFRGCPHVVGCRAQDAKQLENSEDLSEREKRERLEAQREKQKDLIVQLKTQLDDLERFAYQEGSYDSLPQSVVMERQKVIIDELIKKLDVNLNEDIGNLSPEELRQRVDAAIAQIVNPARVKEQLVEQLKTQIRDLEMFINFIQDEVGNPLLSDGGQSQQPKAVGANGRAAGMKKKVDPVQAERMRDTGLQLIQKALAVLQIFAASQFGCSAGHVPQNLWPQDCPGRDYGPLLQRLEAAVEKVRVLGSRRHPSVEHVVSYSGGAAAALGARDELTTAVRKELAVALKDLLAHGLFCPSQTMSLVLAPISCLLPYRPAPLAMHPWELFVTYYESKNGKAFVESPARKLSQSFSLKVGGGPGTVTPKHSLLWAVHSVLKEHGRYKRGPDSELKALVCMALNEQRLVSWINLLCKSSTLIQPHYQSWSYMAQTGFEGALRILGRISHLRFNLPVDLAVRQLKNIKDAF, encoded by the exons ATGTCCACGGAGGAGCTGTCGGCTTCGGATAGCGAGACTGTGTTCGCCAGCGCCGGGGAGCGATGGGCACCGGTGGGCGCCGTGGCCAGCCCCGAGGAGGAGAGCGGCGGCCGGCCGAGGCAGAGAGGCTCGTCGTCGGCCACCGATGAGGAGATGGCCGCCCGGCTGATGAAGCTGGAAGAGGAGCAGGACTTGTTGAATTCGTCTCTTTTAGCGCTAACGTCGCACTTCGCGCAGGTTCAGTTCCGACTGAAGCAGATAGTTCACGCTCAGAGCGAGGAGAAGGAGAGGATGCTGGCCGAGCTGGAGGAGTTCGCTTTCCGGGGCTGCCCGCACGTCGTGGGCTGCCGAGCCCAGGACGCCAAGCAGCTGGAGAACTCG GAAGATCTG AGCGAGAGGGAGAAGCGGGAGCGACTGGAGGCGcagagggaaaaacaaaaggatCTCATCGTCCAGCTGAAGACGCAGCTGGACGATCTGGAGCGCTTCGCCTATCAGGAGGGCAGCTACGACTCGCTGCCACAGTCCGTCGTCATGGAGAGGCAGAAG gtCATCATCGACGAGTTGATAAAGAAGCTGGACGTGAATCTGAACGAGGACATCGGGAACTTGTCCCCGGAGGAGCTGAGACAGCGGGTGGACGCCGCCATCGCTCAGATCGTGAACCCGGCCCGAGTGaaggagcagctggtggagcagctgaagaCCCAGATCAGGGACCTGGAGATGTTCATTAACTTCATACAGG atGAGGTGGGGAACCCTCTTTTGTCAGATGGAGGGCAGAGTCAGCAGCCGAAAGCAGTTGGAGCCAACGGCAGAGCTGCAGGGATGAAGAAGAAAG TGGACCCGGTCCAGGCCGAGCGGATGCGGGACACGGGCCTGCAGCTCATCCAGAAGGCTCTGGCCGTGCTGCAGATCTTTGCTGCCAGTCAGTTCGGCTGCTCGGCCGGCCACGTCCCCCAGAACCTTTGGCCCCAGGACTGTCCGGGCCGGGACTACGGCCCCCTGCTGCAGCGCCTGGAGGCGGCCGTGGAGAAGGTCCGGGTCCTGGGCTCGCGGCGCCATCCCTCCGTGGAGCACGTGGTGAGCTACAGCGGCGGGGCGGCGGCGGCGCTGGGCGCCCGGGACGAGCTGACGACGGCGGTGAGGAAGGAGCTGGCGGTGGCGCTGAAGGACCTGCTGGCCCACGGCCTGTTCTGCCCCTCGCAGACCATGAGCCTGGTGCTGGCGCCCATCTCCTGCCTGCTGCCCTACCGCCCCGCCCCGCTCGCCATGCACCCCTGGGAACTCTTCGTCACGTACTATGAGTCCAAAAACGGGAAGGCGTTCGTGGAATCGCCGGCCCGAAAGCTGTCGCAGTCCTTCAGCCTGAAGGTGGGCGGCGGCCCGGGGACGGTGACGCCCAAACACTCGCTGCTGTGGGCCGTCCACTCGGTGCTGAAGGAGCACGGCCGCTACAAGCGCGGGCCGGACTCGGAGCTCAAAGCGCTGGTGTGCATGGCGCTGAACGAGCAGCGGCTGGTTTCCTGGATCAACCTGCTCTGCAAGTCGTCCACTCTGATCCAGCCGCACTACCAGAGCTGGAGCTACATGGCCCAGACGGGCTTTGAGGGCGCCCTGCGCATCCTGGGCCGCATCAGCCACCTGCGCTTCAACCTGCCGGTGGACCTGGCCGTGCGGCAGCTCAAGAACATCAAGGACGCCTTCTGA